AAAGGATACAGGGTGAAGTAAGTTCTCCAGTTCAGTTATTGGCATTTCCTTTACTTTGAGTGGAGTAAGATTTTGATCTTTAAGACGATTCATAGCCTCATAGGTGGTTTGATCCTTAGTTTGGCTGGACAGCATAAGAGCTACTAAGTTTTGAAAGCGTTGTGTCTGTcaaaaaaatgcatatatatatgtttttgtgcAATTTATACTCGCTTTCTAATAATTTACCTTTGCATCTGCCTTGGAGTCCGCACAGCGATGACATCCCATTGTGTCGACTGGAGCAGTCTTGGAGTTTCTCATGACGCGTATGCTTTCCAGGTGATAATACCATAAAGGTTGCGGTGATTCTACTTCTATATATAAAGAGGGTTCTAATGTGGGATCTGGTTCTTTCTTAATATTAACTAATCCCTCCTGATTCTcttgtttaataaattcctGTTTTATTTGTGGTTCGAATTCCTGTTTGATCTTATCAATCCTTAAAGGAGAATCCACAGAATCTGGCATTAGTTTACACTTAACAACCGTAGCCGATCCTACTTGAGTTTTGGTTACCAACTGCTcatcctttttgttttttttgggcgGCACGCGAGTTGGAGTTAGGGCTTCCAATTCGatgttcgtttttttcgggATTTCCCCGTTTAAGAGACGTCGTTTCCGGGCTTGAACGGGGGAGAAGTATATTGAGTTACTAGATCCTGCTGCATTGGACGATGCGCCCACAAGGTCCTCAATATCCTGAAAGATATAGAAACTGCGTCTTGAGTTTTGCTTTTCCCCTATCTTGCTTTGCTACTCACCCTCAAATTGTCCGTCCGGCTTTGTCTGCTTATTATCTCCGTGGGCTGAATGATATCTCCTCTTTTTACCAGTTTGTTGGCCAACGTTAGTTTCTTCACATTTTTGGccatatttaatataaatttcacCCTCCTTGTGTTCATATGTTTGTCTACTTTTTGAACCTATCGATTTCGATAGCAAAACCATGGTATTTTTGACAAACGGTCATACTTTAATATGTTGGCcgggtaaatttaaaaattaaaataattattatattaatacagtactttaataattatttattttgaaaaagtatacttttcttaaaataacCATGCagtaatttaaacattttattaaaataaaaataaagtgcattaataattatttatatcaaatattatacatttcttaaaataatttaacagtaatataaacatttgtaaaaataagttgaaaattgtattcaaaataataataatattataatatattatataattaataataataataaaagtgcattttttatacccttgcagagggtaataTAATATCAGTGAacgagacatttccgaccctataaagaatatatattcttgatcagcatcattagGAGAGTTGATTTAGCCATGTCTATCTGTATCCATCTGTCAGTCCGTCcgttctacgcaaactagtctctcagtccTAAAGCTAGCTGCAtgaaaagttgtctttttattgcaggtagtacataagtcggaacgagctggatcggacgtctatagcatatagctaccatagaaacaataaaaatataaaatttttttttttttaatgtaacttttgtaattttttttaaaactttttgacttattaataatttgacagatCGGAATTACGATTTTAGttctatttaaatttgcttcctttcttgttttaaattaaattttttttggttttgcttagGTTTTACTCCGGTTTCCTGTGCAGTTTGCTCTGTTGGGCCTGTAAAAAACACtcacattaataaaaaataacattattttataacaattttactCACTTGGTGTGCCAGCTTGAGAAGGTGCTCAAAACTGGATCGACCTGTATCCAAGACCATTCCGTAAAAGATTTTGCTCCGCGATTGCGTTAAAAGATTATATGGTGTACCAAATTCCACCATATTACCTGCATCCAAAACCATGACCTTATCGGAATCAATTATAGTGTTTAACCTATGAGCTATGGTCAATACGGTGCAGTCTTTGAACTTTTTACGGATGGTGGACTGTATAAGGGCGTCCGTTTGCGGATCAACATTTGCCGTGGCCTCGTCCATCACCAGGATGCGATTTTCGCGGAGAATTGCCCTGGCCAAACAGACCAACTGCCGTTGACCCACACTGTAGTTGGCCCCTCCTTCCGCGATCATACTTTCAAGACCCTTAGGCAACTCAGATACCTCTTCCTTGAGATGAACCTAATAAAAACAGAATGTTATAGTAGGGCtcttataaatcaaatttccaAAATCTCACCTCTTCTAGGGCCTCCCACAACTTATCGTCTGGATACTGTTCAAAGGGATCCAGGTTATAGCGCAGGGTGCCAGAAAACAGTACGGGTTCCTGGGGAATTATAGAGATCTTGCTGCGCAAATCGTGCAGGCCCATTCCGGCTATGTCCCTGCTATCTATGACCATTGATCCATCGTTGTAGGACAGTCTGAACAGGGCATTTATTAGAGAGGATTTTCCGGCACCCGTTCTTCCGACAATGCCGATTTTTTCACTTGGCTGAATAACAAAATGAAGTGAATTTAGCACCTTATCAGTCTTGGGATCGGGGTTGTAGCGCAGACTAAGTTCTTCCGCTTTAATCTGACCATCTTGTGGCCAAGTTTTGGGTGGCTTCTTATCTGCTGGGGATTCGAATTCTCCTTCCGATTCCAGGTTTTTATATTCCAGCACTCTTTCCACAGAAGTCATGGAATTCTCCAACTCAGCCGATTGTCGCATACCCCACTGTACAGTGCCAGTCATAGACATAGCTTGTGTGATGGCCAAACCAATCTGACCGGGATTCTCTAGCGGGGGATTAAAGTAACTCATTATTGTTACAGATATAACGTAGGCGACGCAAAACAGATCCAGATAGTAACCAAAAGCGCGACTTGTCGACAGGAATGTATAGTATCCCGAACTATGGAGATCCTGGTAGTTGTCATACTCTTTGGTCACCAATTCCTGGGCACCCAAAGCCCTGATGGTGGGCAGACCATTTAAAGTGGCACTAAAATGCGAATACATTGGCGATCTGGCCACGGCCTCTAATCTCTTCACATCTCTCGAAGTACTCAGATAGAATTTTCGAAGATAATGAAAAGCCAGAAACATGGTCATTGTATTAACCAAATACCAGGGATTTGTGATGCACAAAACCCCTATAATTCCACTAATTGTCAGAAATATCTGTATGCAGTCCAGCATTACGGCGGGCAGGATTTCATCTACTTGCCCCAGATCCATTGCAAAACGATTGAgtattcttcctgagggatTCGCATGAAAGAAATACAAGGCAGTTCGGGAAACCCCTTGGAACATGGAATTATGCAACTGGGTTGATGAGTGCATTGCCATGCTGAAAAATAGTACGGTTCGAAGCAGTGCGAAGATCACTAGAGCTATATTGATTGCGctaaagatatatatatccaGAGAAGACGAggaattgttgtttttaaccCTGAAAGTAAAAGTGTttaacacaataaaaaacctttaaaacgaaaatattattacttaCCAGTAGGACAGGAAATAGTCCCCACCAGAAGCGAGAACCTGAGTGCCCAGGCAGAAAAAGGCAACTAGGACAATTATGAACCATCCAGAACCGGCGGAGAAATATTTCCGATACACGCCCAAGCCAATTTGTCCCGTGGAACGAGTTTCTTGGGCAGGTTGTCTTTCATCTTCCATTACAGATTCCGTGCCGGAATCCACTGAAGTCACACTGGCTCTACTAACTCGACTATTTTGGCGGGAGTAATTCGATTTATCCGTTTTGGTATCACCAGCTGCGTTATCCTGATCAAAATCTTCTTTGTCCTCCTGGGTCTCCTTAGCCAAAAGTTTTGCAAAATCCTGACCACTTTTCAGCATCTCCTCATATGTGCCAATGGCTGTTATTTTTCCCTTGTCCATAATAACAATCAGATCGGCGTGCTCCAGAAATTGCAGTTGGTGGGTCACCAGGATAACTAATTTATCCCTAAGGAAGCCACGCATGCAGTCCTCAAATaaatggcgcccaacgtgagTATCCACTGCACTCAAAGGATCATCGAGGAGATAGGTATCCGCTTGGCGATAAACAGCTCTGGCTAAACTGATCCTGGCTCTTTGACCTCCAGACAAGGAAGCTCCTCTTTCACCCACAAAAGTGCGATCTCCCTGGATTAGTTCAAAATCTCTTTCCAAAGCACATTTTTTAACGACAGTACGATATCGGTGCTTGTCCATGGGTAATCCAAAGATAATATTATCTCTAACGGAGGCATTAAAAAGCCAGGGTTCCTGTGAGGCATACGAGATTTTTCCTTGCACGTTTAGCATTCCAGATTCAGCAGAAAGTTCTCCTAAAATAGCTTGTATCAGGCTGGATTTGCCGGAACCCACTGGCCCAATGACAGCCACCAATTGCGGTGGCTTCAGACTGATATTAATATTATCCAAAGCAGGTTCAGCGTGATCCTGATTCCAACGCGCTTGAAAGGATTGCAGTTCCACTAAGGGTTCCTCTTTAAAAAGGTTAATTTTTTCTCCATGTCCGAGTTTCTGAACTCCAGTTTCATCTCTCATCAGAAAACCTTTGATTCTCCTCAGGGTAACCAATAGTTCCGCAAATTGAGACATTCCACTGGGGAAGAATTTGCTCACTGTACGTCTCAGGACATTGTAGAAAGCCGTGACGGAGAATGCCCTCTCTGCAGTCAATTCACCGCCCATCAGGACGAACCCCAGCAGACTTACGAATATCGCAATCCTACCCAGAGTTATCTCGAAGGATAGAAGAGTACCTCGAATAAAGTTCACCTTGCGAATGGAGCTCATTTCACTGCGACGCAATTTCTCGATTAGCCTGCCAAACGGCTTCTCCCATGTGTACATCTTTATCACTTGTATACCAGTTATAATCTCATTCATCATCCTCACCCTCTGATCAGTTCTTAGGGCTGTTTTATGTCTCAGCCTGGAAGTGAGTCGGCTCAAATAGGTTTGAAAAGGCAGATATAGAAGAAGTATTCCTATGCCGTAAAGAGAAGCAATGCCAATTTGTTGGTACAGGAAGTACGAAGATATGAGCAACTCCAGCGGTCCCAGCCACAGATAGTGGAAGTGTATCAAAGCACGATCAAATCTTCCTAGATCGTTGGATATCAGATTAACCACCTGACCCGTTGTAGTATCGCCCAAAGCAGTGCGACTCAATCGGAGGGCCTTTCGATATATAGCAGTACTCACCGCCACTCGCATTTTCATGGCCAGATGCTatggagaaaaaaatattattaatattatttcaattaaataaatattatttcaattaaatatatcaCGACTTATTCCTTAAACTCACCATCATACCCATCATAAAGGGATGGAACATCAAAACTCCAATTAACGTAATCAAAATCAGGTTTAATCCATAGATTTGAGCCTGTAGCCCatctccatttccattttttgtaaattcggATATCTGAGCTCCCAGAATAAGTGGTAAAGTAGCTCTGCCAGAAAGAATGtaggtaaatatattttaaaaacaataactaggcttttttttcaatattgcatggtaaaatgaaatttgtgcattataaactttatttatttgtaataaaataaaaacctttactCACCTTGTTCCCAACTCGAGAACTCCAATAATTAAGCCTGATAACAGCAGTTGCCATCCAAATACTTTTATAAGAACCTTTATAATGCTTGGTTCTTTTTTAGGTTTATCCTGACATGACTTGACTTCTGCCAGCCAAGTTTC
This genomic stretch from Drosophila gunungcola strain Sukarami unplaced genomic scaffold, Dgunungcola_SK_2 000001F, whole genome shotgun sequence harbors:
- the LOC128261750 gene encoding probable multidrug resistance-associated protein lethal(2)03659, producing the protein MQANKLPTNPRESAGIFSALMFCFALPILFKGRKKTLEPTDLYKALSGHKADTLGDIFFETWLAEVKSCQDKPKKEPSIIKVLIKVFGWQLLLSGLIIGVLELGTRATLPLILGAQISEFTKNGNGDGLQAQIYGLNLILITLIGVLMFHPFMMGMMHLAMKMRVAVSTAIYRKALRLSRTALGDTTTGQVVNLISNDLGRFDRALIHFHYLWLGPLELLISSYFLYQQIGIASLYGIGILLLYLPFQTYLSRLTSRLRHKTALRTDQRVRMMNEIITGIQVIKMYTWEKPFGRLIEKLRRSEMSSIRKVNFIRGTLLSFEITLGRIAIFVSLLGFVLMGGELTAERAFSVTAFYNVLRRTVSKFFPSGMSQFAELLVTLRRIKGFLMRDETGVQKLGHGEKINLFKEEPLVELQSFQARWNQDHAEPALDNINISLKPPQLVAVIGPVGSGKSSLIQAILGELSAESGMLNVQGKISYASQEPWLFNASVRDNIIFGLPMDKHRYRTVVKKCALERDFELIQGDRTFVGERGASLSGGQRARISLARAVYRQADTYLLDDPLSAVDTHVGRHLFEDCMRGFLRDKLVILVTHQLQFLEHADLIVIMDKGKITAIGTYEEMLKSGQDFAKLLAKETQEDKEDFDQDNAAGDTKTDKSNYSRQNSRVSRASVTSVDSGTESVMEDERQPAQETRSTGQIGLGVYRKYFSAGSGWFIIVLVAFFCLGTQVLASGGDYFLSYWVKNNNSSSSLDIYIFSAINIALVIFALLRTVLFFSMAMHSSTQLHNSMFQGVSRTALYFFHANPSGRILNRFAMDLGQVDEILPAVMLDCIQIFLTISGIIGVLCITNPWYLVNTMTMFLAFHYLRKFYLSTSRDVKRLEAVARSPMYSHFSATLNGLPTIRALGAQELVTKEYDNYQDLHSSGYYTFLSTSRAFGYYLDLFCVAYVISVTIMSYFNPPLENPGQIGLAITQAMSMTGTVQWGMRQSAELENSMTSVERVLEYKNLESEGEFESPADKKPPKTWPQDGQIKAEELSLRYNPDPKTDKVLNSLHFVIQPSEKIGIVGRTGAGKSSLINALFRLSYNDGSMVIDSRDIAGMGLHDLRSKISIIPQEPVLFSGTLRYNLDPFEQYPDDKLWEALEEVHLKEEVSELPKGLESMIAEGGANYSVGQRQLVCLARAILRENRILVMDEATANVDPQTDALIQSTIRKKFKDCTVLTIAHRLNTIIDSDKVMVLDAGNMVEFGTPYNLLTQSRSKIFYGMVLDTGRSSFEHLLKLAHQAQQSKLHRKPE
- the LOC128261752 gene encoding endonuclease III-like protein 1, translating into MNTRRVKFILNMAKNVKKLTLANKLVKRGDIIQPTEIISRQSRTDNLRDIEDLVGASSNAAGSSNSIYFSPVQARKRRLLNGEIPKKTNIELEALTPTRVPPKKNKKDEQLVTKTQVGSATVVKCKLMPDSVDSPLRIDKIKQEFEPQIKQEFIKQENQEGLVNIKKEPDPTLEPSLYIEVESPQPLWYYHLESIRVMRNSKTAPVDTMGCHRCADSKADAKTQRFQNLVALMLSSQTKDQTTYEAMNRLKDQNLTPLKVKEMPITELENLLHPVSFYKNKAKYLKQTVDILMEKYDSDIPDNPKELIALPGVGPKMAHICMAVAWNKVTGIGVDVHVHRISNRLGWLPKPTKEPEQTRIALEKWLPHSLWAEVNHLFVGFGQTICTPVKPNCGECLNKDICPSANAEAKQKKKKE